The proteins below come from a single Triticum aestivum cultivar Chinese Spring chromosome 5D, IWGSC CS RefSeq v2.1, whole genome shotgun sequence genomic window:
- the LOC123121833 gene encoding uncharacterized protein isoform X2, with translation MRGLEEEERCGIWRRTLPAPLLSPRLVRLLSSLSLVSSPAPPAPSLCLPQPSLSSRAPSAPDLEEEERCGIWRKRRDVGSGGGRGDPGVPAVARPMQVLDDDALLIPAGSDLVIKRVPIKFVDGRGDASAPCQDKAEEQHGCGRSDRGDGIASFLPPFHNFDDPDKAVCPGLEADGKIQTCFYHWWLRISGFACPSMTSLPSKADSSFQDRAARRIKLYRIR, from the exons ATGCGGGGTTTGGAGGAAGAGGAGAGATGTGGGATCTGGAGGAGGACGTTGCCGGCTCCTCTCCTCTCCCCGCgcctcgtccgcctcctctcctccctctctctcgtcTCCTCACCCGCACCGCCAGCCCCTTCTCTCTGCTTGCCCCAGCCGTCTCTCTCCTCCCGCGCGCCGTCAGCCCCGGATCTAGAGGAAGAGGAGAGATGCGGGATTTGGAGGAAGAGGAGAGATGTGGGatctggaggaggaagaggagatccgGGCGTCCCAGCGGTGGCTCGACCGATGCAAG TTCTCGACGACGACGCGCTACTCATCCCTGCCGGCTCCGATCTCGTTATCAAGCGCGTGCCCATCAAGTTCGTGGACGGCCGCGGGGACGCATCGGCTCCTTGTCAGGACAA AGCTGAGGAGCAGCATGGCTGTGGGCGCAGTGACCGAGGCGATGGCATTGCGTCATTTCTGCCTCCATTTCATAATTTTGATGATCCAGATAAGGCTGTTTGTCCTGGTTTGGAGGCAGATGGTAAAATTCAGACCTGTTTTTATCACTG GTGGTTGCGAATCTCAGGCTTTGCATGTCCGTCTATGACATCCTTGCCGTCGAAGGCAGATTCATCTTTCCAGGATAGGGCTGCTCGACGTATAAA GCTCTACAGGATTCGATGA
- the LOC123121833 gene encoding uncharacterized protein isoform X1 — protein MRGLEEEERCGIWRRTLPAPLLSPRLVRLLSSLSLVSSPAPPAPSLCLPQPSLSSRAPSAPDLEEEERCGIWRKRRDVGSGGGRGDPGVPAVARPMQGDLLISDAASNHILDDDALLIPAGSDLVIKRVPIKFVDGRGDASAPCQDKAEEQHGCGRSDRGDGIASFLPPFHNFDDPDKAVCPGLEADGKIQTCFYHWWLRISGFACPSMTSLPSKADSSFQDRAARRIKLYRIR, from the exons ATGCGGGGTTTGGAGGAAGAGGAGAGATGTGGGATCTGGAGGAGGACGTTGCCGGCTCCTCTCCTCTCCCCGCgcctcgtccgcctcctctcctccctctctctcgtcTCCTCACCCGCACCGCCAGCCCCTTCTCTCTGCTTGCCCCAGCCGTCTCTCTCCTCCCGCGCGCCGTCAGCCCCGGATCTAGAGGAAGAGGAGAGATGCGGGATTTGGAGGAAGAGGAGAGATGTGGGatctggaggaggaagaggagatccgGGCGTCCCAGCGGTGGCTCGACCGATGCAAGGTGACCTCCTCATCTCTGACGCGGCCTCTAACCACA TTCTCGACGACGACGCGCTACTCATCCCTGCCGGCTCCGATCTCGTTATCAAGCGCGTGCCCATCAAGTTCGTGGACGGCCGCGGGGACGCATCGGCTCCTTGTCAGGACAA AGCTGAGGAGCAGCATGGCTGTGGGCGCAGTGACCGAGGCGATGGCATTGCGTCATTTCTGCCTCCATTTCATAATTTTGATGATCCAGATAAGGCTGTTTGTCCTGGTTTGGAGGCAGATGGTAAAATTCAGACCTGTTTTTATCACTG GTGGTTGCGAATCTCAGGCTTTGCATGTCCGTCTATGACATCCTTGCCGTCGAAGGCAGATTCATCTTTCCAGGATAGGGCTGCTCGACGTATAAA GCTCTACAGGATTCGATGA
- the LOC123121834 gene encoding uncharacterized protein, protein MLRTVLRRGGAAMRQAVLAEGSTGNLLRLSVAERERSRRRRRDPGRDEFFVPTPESLKWLDSVTLPMILTAAAVALFTKLLMMEHEATDQERRERKIKNSHPEQGTVRMLSREEWDEIQEVRPRTPFESKLARPHARLRTGEKMRLEDAKDWAVDVLTDAFTRAEESAKRK, encoded by the exons ATGTTGCGGACGGTGCTGCGCCGGGGAGGGGCGGCCATGAGGCAGGCCGTGCTGGCCGAGGGATCTACGGGGAACCTTCTACGGCTGAGCGTGGCGGAGCGGGAGCGCTCTCGGCGGCGTCGGCGCGACCCGGGGCGCGACGAGTTCTTCGTGCCAACGCCGGAGTCGCTTAAATGGCTCGACTCCGTCACCCTGCCCAtgatcctcaccgccgccgccgtagccctcTTCACCAAGCTCCTCATGATG GAACATGAAGCTACAGACCAAGAAAGGAGGGAACGCAAGATTAAGAATAGTCACCCTGAGCAAGGAACAGTAAGGATGCTTTCGCGTGAAGAGTGGGATGAAATCCAAGAAGTCAGGCCAAGGACCCCTTTTGAATCAAAGTTAGCTCGTCCACATGCCCGCTTAAGAACTGGGGAAAAAATGCGGCTG GAGGATGCCAAGGATTGGGCTGTTGATGTGCTGACGGATGCTTTCACTAGAGCGGAAGAGAGTGCTAAGCGGAAGTGA